The sequence below is a genomic window from Salinispira pacifica.
TGTACGGTCTGTATCGCCTCCTCCCCGGCAGATTGAGCTACCTGGGGCTGAGTCTTGCAGGTGCACTGGCCAGCAATACGGTTCAAAGCCTGTTCTCGGTTCTGGTGATATTCGGTCAGCAGGCCTGGGTGATTCTGCCCCTGTTTTACGGTCTGGGCTTCGCTGCGGGTGTGGTGATCGGGGCCCTTGCGGAAGTGGTTTCCCGGCGGTCCCGCTGGTTCTACCTTCAATACGTTCGCCTGGGGGCGGATCAGAATGAGTTGGCCGGACGGTCTGTCCATTCTTCTCCCTCAATCCCGGCGGACTCGCCGGAGGAGGAAGAGGGGAAGATTCCGGACCTTTCAGAGTATGACGAACGTCAATCCTCTGAAACTCCCCGCCGGCGGAGACGACGCGCCCCTCTGCAGCGGCTGTTAAGCACCAATGCCGCATTCATTGCAGGATTAAGCGTACTCCCCATCTATCTTCTCACCACCGATCCCGCAGCCCGCTTCATTCAGGTGCTGATCCTCGGGATTCTCACCCGTATGGCGGGGAAGAGGCTGTTGTACACCTACTTCATTTTTCTTCTGGCCTCGGTGACTTTTTTCCACGCTCTGGTTCCTCAGGGACGGGTGCTCACATACATCGGCGGATTTGCCGTTACCCGGGGGGCTCTGCTTTCGGGGTTGGGGAGGGGACTGACCATTATCGGCTTTGTGTTTATCTCACTGTTTTCCATCCGGCGGGATCTGAAAATACCCGGCACCCTGGGCAAACTGATTTCCGCCACGCTGAGGTTTTTCGAGCATATTTATGAGTTTCGGAAAAAGGCCCGGATCGGCGGCCTGGTGGCCCGGCTGGACAGAGTTCTGTTCGAACTCTCCGCTCTCCCGTTTCAGGAAGATGGAGAAGCCGCAGAGGCCAGGCCGGGAAGGCAGGCCGAAGACAGTCCTGCATCAGAATCCCCCGCTGCTTCCGGTCCATCCGCTTCCTCCGGTCCATCTCCCTGGATCCAGGCAGCTATCATTGTGATGATCGATCTGCTCATCGCCCTGCCTCTGGTATTTTCAGATTTCCTTCTTTTCTGATCCTCTCCCGGTGTTATACTGATACATACAAGGAGTGAACATGAGCACATTTCGTGAAGACTTACGCAATCAGCTGGATGAAATTGAATCCTCCGGCCTATGGAAACATGAATTTACCATTACCAGCCCCCAGAATCCCCGCTTTACCCTGCAGGAGGAAGAGGGCGAATATCTGAATTTCTGTGCAAATAATTATCTTGGTTTAAGCGATCATTCCGACATTATTCAGGCCGCCGGCGAGAGTCTTGCCCGGAGGGGTTTCGGCATGAGTTCTGTTCGTTTTATCTGCGGAACTCAGGATCAGCACCGTGAGCTGGAAAAGGAGATATCCCGTATGCTGGGCTGCGACGATACAATTCTGTATTCATCCTGCTTTGATGCCAACGGAGGATTGTTCGAAACGGTAATGGGAAAAGAAGATGCCATCATTTCCGACGAGCTGAACCATGCAAGCATCATCGACGGCATACGCCTTTCCAAAGCAGCCCGCTACCGCTATAAAAACCGTGACACCAAAGACCTGGAATCAAAGCTTCAGGAGGCCAGGGATGGGGGAGCCCGGCATATCCTCATTGCAACCGACGGCGTCTTCAGCATGGACGGAACCTACGCCCCTCTGGAGGAAATTTGCCGGGTAGCCGATCGCTTTGACGCCATGGTGATGGTTGATGACAGCCATGCCGTAGGATTTGTGGGAGACAGCGGTGCAGGTACGCCGGAAATGTTCGGTGTTCAGGACAGGGTGGATATTGTCACCGGTACTCTGGGGAAGGCTCTTGGCGGAGCCAGCGGGGGGTACACCTCCGGCAGGAAGGAAATTATCGACCTGCTGCGTCAGAGAAGCCGTCCCTATCTGTTCTCCAACTCCCTTGCCCCTCCCATAGTGGCCGCATCCCTGAAAGCCCTTGAGCTGAGAAAACGCCATCCGGAACTGCGCAAAGCAGTGTGGGAGAACACGGCATATTTCCGCGACGGGCTGAAAAAAATGGGATTTGATGTGCCGGAGGCTGAGCATCCCATTATTCCCATCATGC
It includes:
- a CDS encoding Gx transporter family protein, encoding MKGDQSPAGGSPQGSGSGGSLPHGLPQGLIKGEAERTRRLKYIAMFAAFSMFAATLEYLFPRPVPFFRLGLANLPILLAFPLLDLPGLLMLTLLKVLGQGLVNGTLASYVFLLSLTGSFASFFLMYGLYRLLPGRLSYLGLSLAGALASNTVQSLFSVLVIFGQQAWVILPLFYGLGFAAGVVIGALAEVVSRRSRWFYLQYVRLGADQNELAGRSVHSSPSIPADSPEEEEGKIPDLSEYDERQSSETPRRRRRRAPLQRLLSTNAAFIAGLSVLPIYLLTTDPAARFIQVLILGILTRMAGKRLLYTYFIFLLASVTFFHALVPQGRVLTYIGGFAVTRGALLSGLGRGLTIIGFVFISLFSIRRDLKIPGTLGKLISATLRFFEHIYEFRKKARIGGLVARLDRVLFELSALPFQEDGEAAEARPGRQAEDSPASESPAASGPSASSGPSPWIQAAIIVMIDLLIALPLVFSDFLLF
- a CDS encoding glycine C-acetyltransferase, yielding MSTFREDLRNQLDEIESSGLWKHEFTITSPQNPRFTLQEEEGEYLNFCANNYLGLSDHSDIIQAAGESLARRGFGMSSVRFICGTQDQHRELEKEISRMLGCDDTILYSSCFDANGGLFETVMGKEDAIISDELNHASIIDGIRLSKAARYRYKNRDTKDLESKLQEARDGGARHILIATDGVFSMDGTYAPLEEICRVADRFDAMVMVDDSHAVGFVGDSGAGTPEMFGVQDRVDIVTGTLGKALGGASGGYTSGRKEIIDLLRQRSRPYLFSNSLAPPIVAASLKALELRKRHPELRKAVWENTAYFRDGLKKMGFDVPEAEHPIIPIMLYDEKLAVETAGKLFEQKIYAVAFSYPVVPRGKARVRVQISAAHSREDLDRALAAFASSRRESG